The Chitinophagaceae bacterium sequence AATAAAAAAAACAGTTGAATCAGGATTAGACATATTAAACGAAGGGTAGCATGTATACGACTCAAAAAGATATAAAACTCACAGGAAAACAAATACAAATTCTCTCTACGGGATGGAAAAATAAGCTTTCTGTTTCAAAAATTAGAGATACTTTGAATACGTTATAATCTTAAATAGATATAAAAAACACCACAAAGGAAAAAAATTTAACCATCTTATCTTATATATACAAAATGAAAATAATCATATCTTATCTACTCAAAAAAATACCGAGAAAATATCTTCAAATATTTTCACCTTCCTTTTTTTTCATAATAAAAATTTTGTATAGAGGTAATAAAGTAGAATGCCCTCTTTGTCATACACGCTTGAAAAAGTTTTTACCATACGGAAGGATCCCCCGAGATAATGCCCTTTGCCCGAACTGTCTCTCATTAGAAAGGCATCGATTAATATATCTCTTTATGAGTCATAAGACCTCTTTTTTTCAGCAAAAGAACAATGTTTTGCACATAGCACCTGAGGTTTGTTTCTTCAAAAAATTTGAAAAGGTACATACCGATACCTATATTACAGCGGACATAGAATCTCCTTTAGCAAAAGTAAAAATGGACATTCATCACATACCTTATAGTGATAATTTTTTTGACGTTATTCTTTGTAACCATGTACTAGAGCATGTAGAATCCGATACAAAAGTTTTATCCGAGTTATTTAGGGTATTAAAAAAAGGCGGTTGGGCTATCTTACAAGTTCCTTTTTTTGAACCTATACCTGAAATAACTTTAGAAGATCCAAATATCATTTCCCCCGAAGCACGATTTCAACACTACGGACAAGATGACCATTTGAGAAAATACGGTAAGGATTACCCCAAGAGAATCAGTAATGTGGGATTTGATGTAGAAGAAAACATGTTTATAAAAACCCTTTCTCCAGAAGAAATCCAAAAATATGGATTACCCATAGAGGAAGTTATTTACTTTTGTAAAAAAAAATAGGAGGGCTAAGTTATGTGAGTTCTAAAAATCAATTTTTAGAACCCGCCTTTGTACAAGGTAAACAAAACAGATATAAAATAGAACAAAACAATTCAAATACAAGACATTATTTATCTATAATGGCAAGACGAACAAAAGTAGTTAGTAAATCAATTATGATGTTTGATATAAATTAAGAATTGTTTGGGCTTTGCATGAAAGTATACTTTATATAACGAATTTCAAAAAATATTTTTATCTATCTATATTCAACACTCTCTTTTTTTCTACTATAGAGTCAATAAATTCAAAAATTTTTTTTGTGTTAGCAGGATGAAACGAAGAAAATTCGGCATCTCTCTTAAACCAAGTAATTTGTCTCTTGGCGTAATTTCTACTATGTTGCTTCAAAAGCTGTATAGCCATATTTTTATCATATCTTTTATCCAAAAAATCAAAAATTTCCTTATAACCAACCGTTTGTAATGCAGGGTATTGCTTAAAAGTATACAAATTGGTTGCCTCTTCAAATAAACCATCTTCTATCATTCTATCCATACGATTATTAATAACGTTATAGAGTTCCTCTCTCTCTCTTTCCAAGAGTATTTTCAATATAGAATATGTTTTAGCAGATTTTTTTTGTTTTCTAAAAGTAGAAAAGGGTATACCTGTAGAATCTATAATTTCTGCTGCTCTTATGAGACGTTGAGCATTCTGCAAATCTACCCGATTATAGTAGAAAAAATCATGAGTTCTTATATATTCTTGAATAAAAAAAAGTCCTCTTTCTTGATATACGGTATTCCATTTCTCTCTTATATTATCTTCTACCTCGGGCATTTCATCAAAACCATCACAAACAGATTGGATATACAACCCTGAACCTCCTACCATAACAATTATTTCGTGTTTTTGAAATAATTCATTTAATTTTTTTTCTGCTTCTTCTCCAAATTTTCCCGCAGAATAAGATTCTGTAATGGATTTTGTATTTATAAAATGGTGAGGAATGGTTTCTAACATAGAAAGAGTAGGTTTAGAAGTGCCTATTTCTAATTCTTTATATATTTGACGAGAATCAGCGGAAATAATTTCTGTTTGAAATGCTTTTGCTAAGGAATAGGCGACCTCTGTCTTTCCTACTCCTGTAGCACCCGCAATTACAATAAGGGTTTTATTCAAAATTATAGAAATAATTATTATTGCTATTAGATAATTTTGATACTTCGTTCCATAAAAGCTGTGAGTTTTTCTCCTAAGAGCATATTTTGAGAAAGTAATGCTAAATCATACACCTGACTTACGATATTTATTTGCTCTTCTTCGGTTTCTGTTTTTAATATCTTTGATATTACGGAATGATTTGTATTTATAGACAAATCGAACATATCAGGCATATTTTTACTTCCACTTCTATCCATCATCAGGGACATATCTTTCATTCGTCTAAAAAACTCAGGAAGTGTAATAACCGCAGGAAAAAACTCGGGAGACATTCCTTCTAAATGTATCGTCACAGAATTATTATTTATTACTTTTTTGAATAATTCTTTTATTTTTTCTTCCTCCGATGTGGATAAAACAGAATGCCTTTCTTCATTTTTGGGGATTAATTTTTCTAATATGTCTGCATCTACTCGCTTCCAATTTATTTTTTCTAATTTCATTTCAAAATGATTCATAAAATGATTGTCTATTGGACTGTCCATTTTTATGACTGTAAAGCCCTGTTTTATGGCATTTTGAATGTAACTGTGTTGTTTTTCTGAATCATTCGTATAGAGAATCACAAAATTTCCATCTTTATCTAATTGATTCGTTCCAAATGATTCTTGTGCTTCTTTGAGAGTGTAAAATTTTTCATTTACATCCTCTATAAGGAGGGAATCCTTGAGCTTCTCTTGGAATTTTTCATCTGTAACCATTCCATATTTTACAAAAAGTCCTATATCTTTCCATTTTTTTTCAAACTCTTCTCTATTTTTATTAGATAATTCTACTAATTTGTCCCCTACTTTTTTAGTAATATAGGTATGTATTTTTTTTACGTTAGAATCCGCTTGTAAGTAGCTTCGAGAAACATTTAAAGGTATATCGGGGGAATCTATAACTCCTCGCAGAAGCGTCAGAAACTCAGGAACTATATCTTTTACTTCATCGGTAATAAATACTTGTCGGCTATAGAGCTGTATTTTCTCTTGGGAAGTGCTAAAGTCTTTCTTCATCCTCGGAAAATACAATACCCCGGTGAGGTTAAAAGGATAATCTACATTGAGATGGATCCAAAAAAGAGGTTCTTCCGCAAAAGGATATAATTCTTTGTAAAACTGAGTATAGTCCTCGTCTTTCAAATCAATTGGTGGCTTAGTCCAAAGAGGTTTTGGGTTATTAATAACCTTTCCATTAAATTCTATTTCTACGGGCAAAAACTTGCAATACTTTTTGAGCATAGTATCTATCTTATTTTTTTCTAAAAACTCAAGACAATCGTCCATAAGATGGATAACCACCTCAGTTCCTCTTTCTTGTTTTACATGAGGAGTTATTTCAAATTCTGTAGAACCATCGCATTCCCAACGAATTGCTTCCGCACCTTCTTTATAAGAAAGAGTATAGATTTCTACTTTCTTTGCTACCATAAAAGCCGAGTAAAAACCTAAACCAAAATGCCCTATAATCTGCTTATGAGCGTCAGCATCTTTGAATTTTTCTATAAATTCTGTAGCACCCGAAAATGCTATTTGATTTATGTATTTTTTAACCTCGTCCCCGGTCATACCTATGCCTCTATCGGAAATAGTAATAGTTTTAAGGGCTTCATTGATAGAAACTGTAATTTTTGTATCCCCTATATCTTGAGAAAATTCTCCTTGATTGGCTAATTGTGTCAGTTTGCTCGTGGCATCTACTGCGTTTGAAACTAATTCTCTTAAAAATATCTCTTGGTCAGAGTATAAAAATTTTTTAATTATGGGAAAAATATTTTCCGTATTGATGGAAAGTGTTCCTTTTTCTGTTGTTGACATGGTGTGTTTTTAATTGAGTAAATAATTCTATACTTATATGTAATTCCAAAATACAAATGTAATGCCTTTCATTTTTTCATTCTTTTTAGGACAAAATGGCATAATATATATGGATAACAAAAAAACATATTTTTTTTCATTATTCAAACCTATTTCTATCAAATAATTTACAATTTATATTTCGTAATTTGGTATATATTAAAATTTATAAAAAGATACATAACTTTGCGAAGTGGATACGACAAAGAGAAAGAGATTATGTATTATTATGTATCACAAATATATTATTAACAGTTATTACATACCATTTATAATATTATGCCATATAAAGCACATATAATAGAAAAAAGATACTATTCCATAGGAGAAGTAACACAAAAAACAGGTGTTTCCGAGGCAACTATCAGATATTGGCAGCACGAATTAGAAGAACTCATAGGTATCAGAACATTTCCGAATAGTAAAAATAGATGTTTTACTCAAGAAGATATTGAAAAGATACTCAAAGTAAAATATCTAAAAGATAAACATTTTACTTTGGAGGGCATAAAAGAACAATTGAGTAGAAAAGATTCAGAAGAAATTACTCAAAAAATGAAGCTTATAGATAGTTTGATGCGATTGAGGGAATTTTTAGTAAAAATATCGGAATCGGTTAAGTAGATCCTTCTATGCAAGAAAAGATATTTCAGCTTGCTCTCAATGCTACGCCTGGAGTTGGTCCTGTAAGTATAAAAAACCTTATAAACTATACGGGGAGTGCATCTAATGTTTATAAATCCGCAAAAGCATCTCTCCTCAAAATACCAGGAATAGGAGAAAAAACAGTGAATAGTATAAAGGACAAGCAATGGATTCAAAAAGCAGAAGAGATATTAAAAAAATGTGAAAAAGATGCTCTTTCTATTACTTTTTATACCGATCCAAATTACCCATCTCGTTTTAAAAATATCATTGATTCTCCCGTTATCCTTTTCTCAAAAGGAAATATAGATTTTAATCCTCAAAAATCCATAGCAATTATAGGCACACGCAATGCAACCGACTATGGGAAAACAATCACCAAAGAAATTATTGAAGGAGTAAAAAAGTATAACCCTCTTATAGTCAGCGGACTCGCCTACGGGATAGATATAGAGGCACATAAACAATCGCTCCATAACGAATTGCCAACTATTGCTATTATGGGAAGCGGAGTAGATATAATATATCCAAAACTCCATCAAAAAATAGCAGATAAAATGATACATGCCGCCGGAAGCGGCGTAGTAAGTGAATTTACTCCTGGTACAGACCCTGACCCCGGTAATTTTCCGGCAAGAAATAGAATTATTGTGGCACTTGCAGACATTATTATAATAGTAGAAACCGCACTGAAAGGTGGTAGTTTAATCTCTGCTGAAATAGCAAACTCTTACGAAAAAGATATCTTAGCAGTGCCAGGAAATATCAATCAAATTTTCTCCCAGGGCTGTAATCATTTGATACTCAATCATAAAGCACATATCTATACCAAACCCGAAGATATTACTGCTCTGATGAATTGGGACTTGGGCAAGAATACTAATAATGCCAACACAAAAACTCCTTCTATTTTTAATATTCCCGAAGATTTTACCATAGAAGAAAAAAAGATACTACAATATCTCCAAGAAAAAGAAACCGGAGAACATATAGATCTTCTGAGCTGGGCAACACAAATTCCCATAAACCAATTATTTAATGCCTTACTGCAATTAGAATTTGCGGGATATATAAAATCGCTTCCCGGAAAATATTATAAATTCACGAATCCAAAATGAAATTTTTTATTCTCTCTTCTATTTTTTTTCTTTCTTTTTTTGCAAAATCTCAATCCATAAGTTTTTTTGAGAATATAGAATCTCTCCCTGTAAACTCAAAGTACAATGAAGAAACTCCTATAATCCATCCTTCTCAAAAAGAACTCTATATCACACGCATAAAACATTCTGAAAATGTGGGTGGAGTAGCGGATGAAGGGGATATTTGGGTTTCCACAATGCACAACAATCGTATTTCCTCACCCACACGTATTCCATTAAATGACAGACATTCCGCTCGTCTATTGGGTTTTACCAAGCAAGATGAAATGTTCCTTGCAATAAATTTTGTAGATGCGCAAAGCAGAAAGCGTTCCCTCATTGCAATAAGTAAACAACATAAAAATCAATGGCAGAAACCGAATCCACTACATATTCCCTATTTTCCAATATATTCCGAACATATAAGTGGCTCTATAACATTAGACGGATATACGCTTATCCTCGCAATAGAATCCATTCCCCGACAGGGTGCAGAGGATATATATGTCTGTTTTAGAACTTCCGATACTTCTTTTACAGAATTAAAAAATGTAGGAAGTACAATAAACACGCCTTTGCAAGAAAAAACCCCCTATCTTTTTAATGATGGAAAAACTCTTTATTTTTCCACAAATGGCAGAAATGGAAAAGGAAGTTTTGATATTTTTACCTCTCAAAGAGTTGATGATACTTGGAAAAATTGGACTGAGGTGATCAGTGTTTCACCCCCTGTGAATACCAATGGAACCGAGCTGGGTTTTTTTTTTATTCCCGAAACCGAATATGCTTATTTTTCTTCCACTCAAAATTCTATTGGGTATAGTGATATAAAAAGAATACGAATACAACAAGCATCTCCTCAAAACAATACTTTTGCAGATTTAGATTCTGCAAAAATAGGACAGACCATTACTCTCAATACTATCCTTTTTCAGCAAGGGAAAGAGGTTTTATTAGAAAGTTCCATTCCCGAGTTAAACAATTTGCTCTCTTTTCTCAACAAAAATAAGGATATACATATATTTATTGCGGGGCATACCGATGTTTTGGGAGATGAAAATCACAATATGCTGTTGTCTCAAAAAAGAGTAGATACTATTATAAAGTATTTGATACAAAATGGCATCAATAAACAGAGATTAGAAGGTAAAGGATTCGGGAATACACGACCTCTCTACTCTCAAGAGGCATCCGAAGAGAAAAGAGCTTATAATAGAAGAGTAGAAATTACTCTTTTCAATAAATAAGAGTATGGTCTCCTCATTTGCTTTAAAAATTACGATGTAATATAGAGGGGTTCTAAAAATTCAAATCCTAAAAACTGTATCTCTTAAAAACCAATAGTAGAGACGTAATGCATTACGTCTCTACTATTTTTTGAAGAAATCAATTTTTAGAACCTACCAATAATTAAAACATTGATAGTGTGAAATAAATGGTATCCTTTCAGAGTTTGTAAACCGTTCATTTCTATTTTATAATCTTACCCTCCTTTTGTGGTTGTTTCTCAATAGTTTTCTTTTTTATTTTATAAAATAAATATATACCTGCTCCAATAAGAGGTATAGATAATATTTGTCCCATATTGAGTATAAGTTTTGATTCAAAATCTTCTTGATTTTCTTTCAAAAACTCTATGGAAAACCGAAATGCCCACAATCCCATTAAAAAGAGAGAAAAGATATATCCATTATTCATCGTATTTCTTTTTTTTACCCATACAAAAAATAAAAATAGAAAAAATAAAAAATAAAAAACGGATTCATATATCTGAGTCGGATGCCTCACTATTCCGTATGTTTGAAATTCTGCATAGATATCCCCATCTGATTTGTATAAATTATAAGGAATCGGGGTATTTATATCGTGATAAAACACACCATCACTGGATTTGGATAGTAAAGTAAACTGTAGTTGCCTTCCATAAAACTCATACTCTCTTTGCATATTATAGGGAGCTCCTTTTTTGTATTTTACTAATACATTCACAGGAATAATACCTGGTTTCGGCGATGTAATCTTATCTGTAGTAGTTATTTTTATAGATTCATAGTCAGAAAGATTCGGTTGTAATACCTCTTTCATTTGACGTGCAAAAACAATCCCATAGTCAGAATGTGTTTGTTTGCCAATAATTTCTGAATTTATGTAGTTCCCCATTCGGATAAGGCATCCCGTAAATGTAATCACAATAACCATTCTATCCAATACCCAAAGATATGATTTTTTATTGCTATAACAATATAACCATAGTGCAAGAAGGATTCCTACTGCTGCACCGTGACTTGCGAGTCCTCCTTCACGTACTGCAAGTATTTTCATTGGGTTTGCAAAATAATAATCGGGATTGTAAAAAAGAACATGCCCTAATCTTGCCCCAATAAAAGTAGCAAGAACCATATAAATACTCAAAGTATCTACTTCTATAGGAGATACTTTATCTTTTTTATAAATATAATATAATATTTGTTGACTTATAAGGAACCCCAAAGCAAATAAAACACCATACCAAACGATAGAAAACGGTCCTTTTATATGAAATCCTAAAAAAGTAAAGTCGATTGCTTTCCCAAAAAAATGGGATATTTCTATAAACACAGGATCTGGATCCCAAACTCTATACATATCTATATGAATTATTGTTAATAATAGTAAATTTATTAAATATATTTTTTATTATTGAGAGTTACTACACCCTCTTAAACTGATAGGGTAAAAATATAATATCATTTATATTTTTACGAAAACGAAAAATAAAAGCATAATTTTATATTTTATACATTCTATTTTTTGTAACTAATTGGTGCTTGCGAGAAAACTCTTAATTTTTAAATGTTATTCTTATTTTTTAGAATACTTCTTTTGGGACTATTTTGTGTTACAGTACGGCGACTGTCATATTACAAATTATCTAATCGATTGATTTAAATGAAAATGAAATATATATTAAATTGTACTTTTTAATGCAAATGAGCATATTAAATATACAAAAATACAATATATTCATCCATTAATCATATAATCATAATAATATATTGAATTCACTTACTACTCAAGGTTTTAAGAGTTTTCTTGCTTATAAGTAAGTGTAGTTTTTATAAATAAGTGTAGTTTTTTAAAAATAAAAACACATTAATAGAGATTTATGAAAATATTCTATAATATACAGAAAAAATACTTTTTTTTTCAAAAAAATACAATTTATTTACATTTTACAAACTAAAAAAACGATATTATTATATGAAATTCAGAGCAGGAGTTTTAACGGGGGAAGAGGTAAAAGAGTTATTTTCTTATGCAAAAGAAAAGCAATTCGCATTACCGGCAGTGAATGTTACGGGAACGAACACTATAAATGCAGTTTTGGAGACAGCAAAAGTAGTTAACTCTCCTGTGATCATACAATTTTCAAACGGGGGGTCATCTTTTTATGCGGGGAAGTCCATAAGTAATGATAAACAACAGGCATCTATAATAGGAGCTATATCGGGTGCGTATCATGTGCATTTTTTAGCAGAAAAATATGGAATTCCTGTTATTTTACATACAGACCACTGTGCAAAACAGTTATTGCCTTGGATAGATGGACTTTTAGAAGAAGGAGAGAAATTTTTTGAGAAAAATAAAAGGTCACTTTTTAGCAGTCACATGTTAGATTTATCCGAAGAACCTCTTCATGAGAATGTAGAAATATGTGCAAATTATTTTCAAAGAATGAAAACACTTGGTATGACAATAGAAATAGAGTTAGGAGTGACGGGTGGAGAAGAAGACGGGGTAGACAATACCAATGTAGATAATTCTAAATTATATACTCAGCCCGCAGATGTTTTATATGCTTACGAAATCTTATCTCGGGTTGATAAAAAATTCACTATAGCGGCTTCTTTTGGCAATGTGCATGGTGTATATAAGCCAGGGAATGTAAAACTGATGCCCATTATACTCAAAAACTCTCAGCATTATATAGAAACAAAGTTAAAAACCAATTTCAATCCGGTTGATTTTGTTTTTCATGGCGGTTCGGGTTCCAGTAGAGAAGAAATCAGAGAAGCACTTTCTTATGGAATTGTAAAAATGAATATAGATACTGATATACAGTGGACTTTTTGGGAAGGTGTGAAGGATTTTTACAAAAGTAAAGAAGCATATCTGCAATCCCAACTTGGCAATCCCGAAGGGGCAGATAAACCCAATAAAAAATATTATGACCCCCGCGTATGGCTGAGAGAAGGGGAAAAAAATATTGTCAAAAGGTTAAAAAATGCTTTTGAAGACCTCAATAATATTAATAGAAACTAATATTTCATCATCGGAGAACTTATTATTTGATACTAGGGTCTCCTTAATTATATACATAGAGTGAAAGAAATAGATTTTTATTCAGCATATTTGAATAAAGAAATAGAGAAGTTACGATTTGGAAGTAATCCCATAGAACTCTATCAGCCCATAGAATATATTATGGGTTTAGGTGGTAAAAGAATAAGACCAATACTGGTGTTTGTAGCATATACTCTGTTTCAAAAGAACTTTCAAAACATACTGAAGGCGGCTCTTTCGGTAGAATTGTTTCATAATTTCACCCTTATGCATGATGATATTATGGATAATGCTCCCATACGCAGAAATATGCCCACCGTTCATAAGAAATGGAACACAAACAGATCTATTATATCGGGAGATGCGATGATGATAAAGACGTATGATTATCTACTTACCGTTCCAAAGAAAAAATTGTATACCGTGCTACAAGTATTTAATACATGTGCCACTCAGGTTTGCGAGGGACAGCAATTAGACATCAATTTTGAAACACAATCAGAGGTGACAGAAGAGGAATATATTGCTATGATACAACTAAAAACGGCTGTTTTGATTGGTTATAGTTTGGAATTAGGAGCGATATTAGGTGGAGCAAATGCGGATATAAGAAATTCTCTCTCTGTATTTGGAGAAAAATTGGGAATAGGGTTTCAATTGAAGGATGATTTGTTGGATATATATGCAGAAAATGCAAAATTTGGCAAACAAATAGGGGGAGATATTATTACGAATAAAAAAACATTTCTGTATATAAAAGCATTAGAACTGTCATCTCCCGCAGATAAAGAAATACTCATACAGTACTTTTCTACACCCACTCAGGCGGGAGATGCAGAACAAAAAATACAAGCGGTGAAACATATTTATAATACAGTAAATATATATAACATCACACAACAGAAAATAAATAGTTATTTTGAGATGGCACTCGCTGTATTAGACAAGATGCCCCTCCCCGATGAGAAAAAAA is a genomic window containing:
- a CDS encoding class I SAM-dependent methyltransferase encodes the protein MKIIISYLLKKIPRKYLQIFSPSFFFIIKILYRGNKVECPLCHTRLKKFLPYGRIPRDNALCPNCLSLERHRLIYLFMSHKTSFFQQKNNVLHIAPEVCFFKKFEKVHTDTYITADIESPLAKVKMDIHHIPYSDNFFDVILCNHVLEHVESDTKVLSELFRVLKKGGWAILQVPFFEPIPEITLEDPNIISPEARFQHYGQDDHLRKYGKDYPKRISNVGFDVEENMFIKTLSPEEIQKYGLPIEEVIYFCKKK
- the miaA gene encoding tRNA (adenosine(37)-N6)-dimethylallyltransferase MiaA, giving the protein MNKTLIVIAGATGVGKTEVAYSLAKAFQTEIISADSRQIYKELEIGTSKPTLSMLETIPHHFINTKSITESYSAGKFGEEAEKKLNELFQKHEIIVMVGGSGLYIQSVCDGFDEMPEVEDNIREKWNTVYQERGLFFIQEYIRTHDFFYYNRVDLQNAQRLIRAAEIIDSTGIPFSTFRKQKKSAKTYSILKILLEREREELYNVINNRMDRMIEDGLFEEATNLYTFKQYPALQTVGYKEIFDFLDKRYDKNMAIQLLKQHSRNYAKRQITWFKRDAEFSSFHPANTKKIFEFIDSIVEKKRVLNIDR
- the htpG gene encoding molecular chaperone HtpG encodes the protein MSTTEKGTLSINTENIFPIIKKFLYSDQEIFLRELVSNAVDATSKLTQLANQGEFSQDIGDTKITVSINEALKTITISDRGIGMTGDEVKKYINQIAFSGATEFIEKFKDADAHKQIIGHFGLGFYSAFMVAKKVEIYTLSYKEGAEAIRWECDGSTEFEITPHVKQERGTEVVIHLMDDCLEFLEKNKIDTMLKKYCKFLPVEIEFNGKVINNPKPLWTKPPIDLKDEDYTQFYKELYPFAEEPLFWIHLNVDYPFNLTGVLYFPRMKKDFSTSQEKIQLYSRQVFITDEVKDIVPEFLTLLRGVIDSPDIPLNVSRSYLQADSNVKKIHTYITKKVGDKLVELSNKNREEFEKKWKDIGLFVKYGMVTDEKFQEKLKDSLLIEDVNEKFYTLKEAQESFGTNQLDKDGNFVILYTNDSEKQHSYIQNAIKQGFTVIKMDSPIDNHFMNHFEMKLEKINWKRVDADILEKLIPKNEERHSVLSTSEEEKIKELFKKVINNNSVTIHLEGMSPEFFPAVITLPEFFRRMKDMSLMMDRSGSKNMPDMFDLSINTNHSVISKILKTETEEEQINIVSQVYDLALLSQNMLLGEKLTAFMERSIKII
- a CDS encoding MerR family transcriptional regulator, translating into MPYKAHIIEKRYYSIGEVTQKTGVSEATIRYWQHELEELIGIRTFPNSKNRCFTQEDIEKILKVKYLKDKHFTLEGIKEQLSRKDSEEITQKMKLIDSLMRLREFLVKISESVK
- the dprA gene encoding DNA-processing protein DprA; translated protein: MQEKIFQLALNATPGVGPVSIKNLINYTGSASNVYKSAKASLLKIPGIGEKTVNSIKDKQWIQKAEEILKKCEKDALSITFYTDPNYPSRFKNIIDSPVILFSKGNIDFNPQKSIAIIGTRNATDYGKTITKEIIEGVKKYNPLIVSGLAYGIDIEAHKQSLHNELPTIAIMGSGVDIIYPKLHQKIADKMIHAAGSGVVSEFTPGTDPDPGNFPARNRIIVALADIIIIVETALKGGSLISAEIANSYEKDILAVPGNINQIFSQGCNHLILNHKAHIYTKPEDITALMNWDLGKNTNNANTKTPSIFNIPEDFTIEEKKILQYLQEKETGEHIDLLSWATQIPINQLFNALLQLEFAGYIKSLPGKYYKFTNPK
- a CDS encoding OmpA family protein, which gives rise to MKFFILSSIFFLSFFAKSQSISFFENIESLPVNSKYNEETPIIHPSQKELYITRIKHSENVGGVADEGDIWVSTMHNNRISSPTRIPLNDRHSARLLGFTKQDEMFLAINFVDAQSRKRSLIAISKQHKNQWQKPNPLHIPYFPIYSEHISGSITLDGYTLILAIESIPRQGAEDIYVCFRTSDTSFTELKNVGSTINTPLQEKTPYLFNDGKTLYFSTNGRNGKGSFDIFTSQRVDDTWKNWTEVISVSPPVNTNGTELGFFFIPETEYAYFSSTQNSIGYSDIKRIRIQQASPQNNTFADLDSAKIGQTITLNTILFQQGKEVLLESSIPELNNLLSFLNKNKDIHIFIAGHTDVLGDENHNMLLSQKRVDTIIKYLIQNGINKQRLEGKGFGNTRPLYSQEASEEKRAYNRRVEITLFNK
- a CDS encoding prolipoprotein diacylglyceryl transferase; translated protein: MYRVWDPDPVFIEISHFFGKAIDFTFLGFHIKGPFSIVWYGVLFALGFLISQQILYYIYKKDKVSPIEVDTLSIYMVLATFIGARLGHVLFYNPDYYFANPMKILAVREGGLASHGAAVGILLALWLYCYSNKKSYLWVLDRMVIVITFTGCLIRMGNYINSEIIGKQTHSDYGIVFARQMKEVLQPNLSDYESIKITTTDKITSPKPGIIPVNVLVKYKKGAPYNMQREYEFYGRQLQFTLLSKSSDGVFYHDINTPIPYNLYKSDGDIYAEFQTYGIVRHPTQIYESVFYFLFFLFLFFVWVKKRNTMNNGYIFSLFLMGLWAFRFSIEFLKENQEDFESKLILNMGQILSIPLIGAGIYLFYKIKKKTIEKQPQKEGKIIK
- the fbaA gene encoding class II fructose-bisphosphate aldolase, with translation MKFRAGVLTGEEVKELFSYAKEKQFALPAVNVTGTNTINAVLETAKVVNSPVIIQFSNGGSSFYAGKSISNDKQQASIIGAISGAYHVHFLAEKYGIPVILHTDHCAKQLLPWIDGLLEEGEKFFEKNKRSLFSSHMLDLSEEPLHENVEICANYFQRMKTLGMTIEIELGVTGGEEDGVDNTNVDNSKLYTQPADVLYAYEILSRVDKKFTIAASFGNVHGVYKPGNVKLMPIILKNSQHYIETKLKTNFNPVDFVFHGGSGSSREEIREALSYGIVKMNIDTDIQWTFWEGVKDFYKSKEAYLQSQLGNPEGADKPNKKYYDPRVWLREGEKNIVKRLKNAFEDLNNINRN
- a CDS encoding polyprenyl synthetase family protein encodes the protein MKEIDFYSAYLNKEIEKLRFGSNPIELYQPIEYIMGLGGKRIRPILVFVAYTLFQKNFQNILKAALSVELFHNFTLMHDDIMDNAPIRRNMPTVHKKWNTNRSIISGDAMMIKTYDYLLTVPKKKLYTVLQVFNTCATQVCEGQQLDINFETQSEVTEEEYIAMIQLKTAVLIGYSLELGAILGGANADIRNSLSVFGEKLGIGFQLKDDLLDIYAENAKFGKQIGGDIITNKKTFLYIKALELSSPADKEILIQYFSTPTQAGDAEQKIQAVKHIYNTVNIYNITQQKINSYFEMALAVLDKMPLPDEKKILLQNLSSYLIERER